The following are encoded in a window of Candidatus Bathyarchaeia archaeon genomic DNA:
- the hisG gene encoding ATP phosphoribosyltransferase — protein MGILRFALPKGHLWARVKDLLDQAGYGLRVKDERSYLVGSNDPELELRIHRAQNISPLVEEGRYDIGITGYDWVVEHNADVEELLDLGVGKVDIIAAVPQRYELEGLGENEALGRFIQKIKEEGKERIIAASEYENITANFCRRRFGAFPYKFIRSYGATETFIGAADLIVDCTETGATLQANGWQVISKIFSSTARLIANRQSLRDDWKREKIEGVVELVKGAMAARGMKLIKMNVSADALEGVLSILPSMKSPTISRLAGGGDAGYAVEVAVSDEQVLHLIPTLKRKGATDILEIDIKKVVR, from the coding sequence ATGGGCATCCTTAGATTTGCTCTACCGAAGGGGCACCTCTGGGCTCGAGTTAAGGATCTTCTTGATCAAGCAGGATACGGGTTACGCGTAAAAGATGAAAGGTCATATCTGGTAGGCTCCAACGACCCTGAGCTAGAGTTGAGAATTCACCGTGCTCAGAACATCAGCCCACTGGTGGAGGAAGGAAGATACGATATAGGCATCACCGGGTATGACTGGGTGGTTGAGCACAATGCCGACGTAGAGGAACTCCTAGACTTAGGGGTTGGGAAAGTAGACATAATTGCCGCAGTACCTCAACGGTACGAACTTGAGGGGCTTGGTGAAAACGAGGCTCTAGGTAGGTTTATCCAGAAGATTAAAGAAGAGGGCAAGGAGAGAATTATAGCTGCCTCAGAGTATGAGAATATCACCGCCAACTTCTGCCGGAGAAGGTTTGGGGCATTTCCATATAAATTTATCCGCTCATATGGGGCGACTGAGACCTTTATCGGGGCTGCAGACCTGATCGTCGACTGCACAGAGACTGGAGCGACCCTCCAAGCTAATGGGTGGCAGGTGATCTCCAAAATATTCAGTTCAACCGCTAGGCTTATAGCGAATAGGCAGAGCCTGAGAGACGACTGGAAGAGAGAGAAGATTGAAGGCGTTGTAGAGCTGGTGAAGGGGGCTATGGCTGCGAGGGGAATGAAGCTTATCAAGATGAACGTAAGCGCAGACGCCTTAGAGGGTGTGTTAAGTATACTCCCATCCATGAAGAGCCCTACTATTTCTAGGCTGGCGGGTGGCGGGGATGCTGGGTATGCCGTGGAAGTTGCCGTCAGCGATGAACAAGTGTTACACTTGATACCGACATTAAAGAGGAAGGGCGCGACAGATATTCTAGAGATAGACATAAAGAAGGTAGTCCGATAG
- the dapB gene encoding 4-hydroxy-tetrahydrodipicolinate reductase yields MRSIRICVAGATGRMGSTIIKEAEKGGFTLVGAVAHPREPSIGKSLRELGISNSDLRVLSSSNLEEAIRDAEIYVTFTNPEAEVANLPIVARRGVKIVMGTTGFNAEQMKTIEEAVKGKIPAFFSPNFSLGVNILLQILRACKLFPPDYDFSIIEFHHAGKVDAPSGTALRLADLISEVRGYKMKVYGRSGLSKRERGELEVLAVRAGGIPGIHELIVAGPYEMIRIEHTAFSRNVFAQGALRAAEWLYRQSEPRIYTMDDLLSAD; encoded by the coding sequence ATGAGGAGTATTAGAATCTGCGTGGCTGGCGCAACGGGCAGAATGGGCAGTACCATCATAAAAGAGGCTGAGAAAGGCGGGTTCACACTAGTAGGGGCAGTAGCCCACCCGCGAGAGCCAAGCATCGGGAAGAGCCTTAGGGAACTTGGAATCTCCAACTCGGACCTAAGAGTTCTAAGCTCCTCCAACTTGGAGGAGGCTATCAGGGACGCTGAGATTTACGTAACCTTTACAAACCCTGAGGCGGAGGTAGCAAACCTCCCCATCGTTGCTAGGCGCGGGGTTAAGATAGTGATGGGGACTACTGGCTTTAACGCGGAGCAGATGAAGACTATAGAGGAAGCTGTTAAAGGGAAAATCCCTGCCTTCTTTTCTCCAAATTTCTCTCTAGGTGTGAATATACTTTTACAAATCCTCCGTGCGTGCAAGCTTTTCCCCCCAGATTATGATTTCAGCATCATAGAATTCCACCACGCAGGGAAGGTAGATGCTCCAAGCGGTACAGCCCTGAGGTTGGCCGATTTGATCTCGGAAGTACGAGGCTACAAGATGAAAGTGTACGGGAGAAGCGGGCTCAGCAAGAGGGAGAGAGGCGAACTCGAGGTCCTCGCGGTTAGGGCTGGCGGAATACCTGGAATTCACGAGTTAATCGTCGCAGGCCCCTATGAGATGATAAGAATAGAACATACCGCCTTCTCTAGGAACGTCTTCGCCCAAGGAGCTCTCCGTGCGGCTGAATGGTTATACCGCCAGAGCGAGCCGAGAATATATACTATGGACGACCTTCTATCTGCAGACTAG
- a CDS encoding DUF2116 family Zn-ribbon domain-containing protein, translating into MVEKHRHCVVCGISVPADKDPPICSQRCELEIDKRKKRQRYTMLMTLIPMVVVAVLIVLLPYLFPPTVGPTP; encoded by the coding sequence ATGGTAGAGAAACATCGCCATTGTGTGGTATGCGGAATCTCGGTGCCGGCGGATAAGGACCCTCCAATCTGCAGTCAGAGATGCGAGCTTGAAATAGATAAGAGGAAGAAGAGGCAGAGATATACTATGCTTATGACGCTAATACCTATGGTTGTCGTGGCTGTCTTGATAGTCCTTCTTCCCTACCTCTTCCCTCCAACAGTAGGCCCTACGCCTTAG
- a CDS encoding archaemetzincin family Zn-dependent metalloprotease, with product MASNNQGFRLLEHLTIHLLQIGEVEEEVINRVLANLESVFGVCRVVRSRGETQLLQAAYNEVRRQYNAEVILERLSKTVKPLGGADRVLALLCVDIYAGRLNFIFGQAQCPGRFAVVSTYRLRPEFYHVEDCFLFVARVVKEVTHELGHTFGIKHCTNPRCVMCFSNSVEMVDGKNSTFCPSCQSMLWENVRRTSFRA from the coding sequence ATGGCATCCAATAATCAAGGCTTCAGACTCTTAGAGCATTTGACGATTCACCTACTTCAGATAGGAGAGGTCGAGGAGGAAGTTATTAACAGGGTCTTAGCCAACCTTGAGAGCGTATTTGGAGTATGCAGAGTCGTAAGGAGCCGAGGTGAAACTCAGCTTCTCCAAGCTGCCTATAATGAGGTAAGACGACAGTATAATGCGGAGGTCATCTTAGAGCGACTGTCTAAAACGGTAAAACCTCTGGGAGGGGCGGACAGGGTCCTTGCCCTACTGTGCGTAGACATCTATGCGGGAAGACTGAATTTCATCTTTGGGCAGGCTCAATGCCCCGGACGGTTTGCGGTTGTCTCTACTTACCGGCTCCGGCCTGAGTTCTACCATGTGGAGGATTGCTTCCTATTCGTTGCTAGAGTCGTGAAGGAGGTAACTCATGAGTTGGGTCACACTTTCGGGATTAAACACTGCACCAACCCTCGATGTGTGATGTGCTTCTCAAACAGCGTTGAGATGGTAGACGGTAAAAACTCCACATTCTGCCCTTCTTGTCAGAGTATGTTATGGGAAAACGTGAGGAGGACAAGTTTTCGGGCTTAG
- a CDS encoding Lrp/AsnC ligand binding domain-containing protein, translating to MLKAFILIRVGERKAYSAAYYKEVFSKIKGVEEVHVLFGQYDFILKIQAENVDALAQIVDNEIRIIPGVHSTETFIAY from the coding sequence ATGTTGAAGGCATTCATTCTGATAAGGGTCGGGGAGCGGAAGGCTTACTCGGCAGCTTACTACAAGGAAGTGTTCAGTAAAATTAAGGGGGTGGAGGAGGTGCATGTCCTTTTCGGTCAATATGACTTCATCTTGAAGATTCAAGCTGAGAACGTCGATGCTCTGGCTCAAATTGTCGATAACGAGATACGGATTATACCCGGTGTACACTCAACCGAAACCTTCATAGCCTACTAA
- the dapA gene encoding 4-hydroxy-tetrahydrodipicolinate synthase produces the protein MGVVVRLFSGCYTALITPMKRNFKVDYESLKQLVQFQLENGVAGIVAVGTTGESPTLSWQEHNTVIERIYEYADGMGETIAGTGSNCTDETLKATDHAVKCGIESFLLVDPYYNGPSSLEIRREYIEPLARRFPQIKIIPYIIPGRTGTQLLPQDLAILHSKFPGVGAVKEATGDLENTKLIRSLCGPDFDILSGDDDKTYELMSSSAIRASGVISVASNIAPAAIVEFVKALRGGDIVSAKKLDEALRPLFQIVTVKTEENPPIGPKVLYKARNPLPYKTLMNILGMPSGPCRPPLGKMTKNSLEFMLNQVRKVYTNNPEILRPVESFFEVDLGERLYDERYLEGLYYEEY, from the coding sequence ATGGGTGTTGTGGTTAGATTGTTCAGTGGCTGCTACACGGCTTTAATTACCCCAATGAAGAGAAACTTCAAGGTTGACTATGAAAGCCTAAAACAACTTGTCCAGTTCCAGCTTGAGAATGGAGTGGCGGGCATAGTGGCTGTAGGCACTACCGGAGAGAGCCCGACTCTAAGCTGGCAGGAGCATAACACCGTGATCGAGCGGATTTATGAGTATGCGGATGGGATGGGAGAGACAATAGCGGGCACCGGGAGCAATTGCACGGATGAAACCTTGAAAGCTACAGATCACGCAGTAAAATGTGGCATAGAATCCTTCCTTCTCGTGGACCCATACTACAATGGACCTAGCTCCCTCGAGATAAGGCGTGAATATATAGAGCCTTTGGCGAGGCGTTTCCCGCAAATAAAGATAATCCCATACATAATTCCAGGCCGGACAGGAACCCAGTTACTACCCCAAGACTTAGCCATCCTCCACTCAAAATTTCCTGGTGTGGGGGCAGTTAAGGAAGCTACGGGCGATCTGGAGAATACAAAGTTGATAAGGAGCCTGTGCGGACCCGATTTTGATATTCTCTCAGGTGACGATGATAAAACATATGAGCTCATGTCTTCTTCAGCCATCAGGGCAAGTGGGGTCATCTCGGTAGCATCTAACATAGCCCCAGCGGCTATCGTTGAGTTTGTGAAGGCGTTGAGAGGGGGGGATATAGTTTCAGCTAAGAAGCTCGATGAGGCGTTGAGACCGCTCTTCCAAATTGTCACAGTAAAGACAGAGGAGAACCCCCCAATAGGGCCGAAAGTTCTCTATAAAGCCAGAAACCCCTTACCATACAAAACATTAATGAACATCTTAGGGATGCCCTCTGGACCTTGCAGACCACCCCTTGGCAAGATGACTAAGAATAGTTTAGAGTTCATGTTGAATCAGGTCAGGAAAGTATATACGAATAACCCTGAGATTCTACGCCCGGTGGAATCATTCTTCGAAGTGGATCTTGGGGAGAGGCTCTACGATGAGAGATACTTAGAGGGACTGTATTATGAGGAGTATTAG